A stretch of the uncultured Desulfobacter sp. genome encodes the following:
- a CDS encoding AraC family transcriptional regulator, with the protein MELVSCQLHGLIPSRQPARLSGHERDKIQAARDILVRHIDAPPTFLALSGMVGMPHNRLSMGFQAMYGTTPFALLRDLRLEKSRTLLKSQTGNVTQVAMDVGYASLSHFAKAFKKKYGISPKQYQLNKGA; encoded by the coding sequence TTGGAGCTTGTCTCCTGCCAACTCCACGGGCTTATCCCCTCTCGGCAGCCGGCCCGGCTATCCGGGCATGAGCGTGACAAAATTCAGGCAGCCAGGGACATCCTTGTCCGGCATATTGATGCGCCGCCCACTTTCCTGGCGCTTTCCGGGATGGTGGGAATGCCCCACAACCGTCTTTCCATGGGTTTCCAGGCCATGTACGGCACCACCCCCTTTGCTCTGCTCAGGGATCTGAGGCTGGAAAAATCCCGAACCCTTCTCAAGTCACAAACCGGTAATGTCACCCAGGTGGCCATGGATGTGGGCTATGCATCCCTAAGCCACTTTGCCAAAGCCTTTAAAAAAAAGTACGGTATTTCACCAAAGCAATACCAGCTTAACAAAGGTGCCTGA
- a CDS encoding PAS domain S-box protein, which yields MKKNYIIFLCSLMTLVCISAYQYSVFLDNFLQGKMDQMLKVAQISGINMAADFNAFENELSILNREQFINRILSNKIDTETIRRLKQFFFRNYVLVRKLTFFKDDQMVSTWKTPENHFHFEHAVAAGEDDNLDESALDASSPHLIVITYMDKNAGVGSTLGVKATLDLQMYAKELFKRFHLGRESWRFLTGSDMFPIYADYSESESGVDIDVSKFKKIDFQPVLTDLNEGFQGTRDIMIRFGEKQIKLISAYYPVTLMSKQYGMIFSMDKIALLSSLGQIIVITVVISACLICALIFLFTQINRRNQLINRQLEENQKKLLEDIDARKRVEKQLKREIIISKSLGQSLRESEEKFRTMGVAAQDAIIMIDNDGLVSFWNDAATQILGYTADEMMSKNFHLISVPEEYHNSYRKNFATFRRTGKGRAVGKTLEFKARKKGGEVIPVEISLSAVKIDEKWNAIGILRDISERKKTEAELAEHRENLEALVKKRTKELEDAQKELLDKAMDAGRAQLSAMVLHNIGNAVTPLGVNLERLRKSKIKQLSHYLRQCYEDLAVHKQDLTTYVNAHPRGIKVAEYMGRLINDLETERKKAAVILGNATTAIEYVSEVLSLQRSYAPGSLEMKEKVRLNQLVKDALKIQKTTISANNIKLVKKLAPELPLFSIEKNKLMQVVINFIKNSCDAIGENQEIGEHRITISTAFEDQKISLMIADTGCGVDADNLKDIFEFGISTKGSSGFGLYYCKSFVEANNGVLTLTSPGRNQGATVTMAFSLVE from the coding sequence ATGAAAAAAAATTATATTATTTTTCTTTGCAGCCTGATGACTCTGGTCTGTATCAGTGCTTATCAGTATTCTGTCTTTCTGGATAATTTTCTTCAGGGAAAAATGGACCAGATGTTGAAAGTGGCTCAGATTTCCGGAATAAATATGGCTGCAGATTTTAACGCGTTTGAAAATGAACTCTCCATTTTAAACAGAGAACAGTTTATCAACCGGATCCTTTCCAATAAAATCGATACCGAAACCATCCGCAGACTGAAACAGTTTTTTTTCAGGAACTATGTGCTGGTAAGAAAGCTTACGTTTTTTAAAGACGACCAAATGGTTTCAACCTGGAAAACACCGGAAAATCATTTCCATTTTGAACATGCGGTCGCTGCCGGAGAAGACGATAATTTAGATGAAAGCGCACTTGATGCATCGTCGCCCCACCTGATCGTTATCACCTATATGGATAAAAATGCAGGTGTGGGCAGTACGCTAGGTGTCAAAGCCACATTGGACCTGCAGATGTATGCAAAGGAACTTTTTAAAAGATTTCATTTGGGCAGGGAATCCTGGCGATTTCTTACCGGTTCGGATATGTTTCCGATTTATGCGGACTATTCAGAGTCTGAGTCCGGGGTTGATATTGATGTATCTAAATTCAAAAAAATAGATTTTCAGCCTGTTTTAACAGATCTGAATGAGGGGTTCCAGGGAACCCGGGATATCATGATCCGGTTCGGTGAAAAACAGATAAAGTTGATCAGCGCCTATTATCCCGTAACGTTGATGTCAAAGCAATACGGCATGATTTTTTCAATGGACAAAATCGCTTTACTGTCCAGTCTGGGCCAGATTATTGTTATTACGGTGGTGATCTCTGCCTGTCTTATCTGTGCACTGATATTTTTGTTTACACAGATCAACAGAAGGAACCAACTGATCAACCGACAGCTTGAAGAGAATCAAAAAAAACTGCTTGAGGATATTGATGCAAGGAAACGGGTTGAAAAACAGCTGAAACGGGAAATCATTATCAGTAAGTCGCTTGGACAAAGTTTGAGGGAGAGCGAAGAGAAGTTTAGAACCATGGGGGTGGCTGCCCAGGATGCCATCATTATGATCGATAACGACGGCCTTGTCTCATTTTGGAACGATGCGGCAACACAGATTTTGGGATATACTGCAGATGAGATGATGTCCAAAAATTTTCATTTGATTTCTGTTCCTGAAGAGTACCACAATAGTTATAGAAAAAATTTTGCAACCTTTCGGCGGACCGGAAAAGGGCGCGCCGTTGGGAAAACTTTGGAATTTAAGGCCAGGAAAAAAGGGGGAGAGGTCATTCCGGTAGAAATTTCCCTTTCGGCGGTGAAAATCGACGAAAAATGGAATGCGATAGGGATTCTCAGAGATATCTCGGAGAGAAAAAAGACAGAAGCGGAACTGGCGGAACACCGGGAAAACCTTGAAGCCCTTGTTAAAAAAAGGACAAAAGAACTTGAAGATGCTCAAAAAGAGTTGCTGGATAAGGCCATGGATGCAGGCAGAGCTCAGCTATCGGCCATGGTTCTGCACAATATTGGAAATGCTGTGACACCGCTGGGTGTAAATTTGGAGCGCCTGAGAAAAAGCAAAATAAAACAGCTGAGCCATTACCTGCGGCAATGCTACGAAGATCTGGCAGTGCATAAGCAGGATCTCACAACTTACGTCAATGCCCACCCCAGAGGTATTAAGGTGGCCGAGTATATGGGCCGTTTGATAAATGATTTAGAAACTGAGCGAAAGAAAGCAGCTGTGATTCTGGGCAATGCCACCACAGCAATTGAGTATGTGAGCGAAGTGCTCAGCCTCCAGAGAAGCTACGCACCGGGAAGTCTAGAGATGAAAGAAAAGGTACGTCTCAATCAGTTGGTAAAAGATGCCTTGAAAATTCAAAAAACAACTATTTCTGCCAATAATATCAAGCTGGTAAAAAAGTTAGCGCCAGAGCTTCCTCTCTTTTCCATCGAGAAAAACAAGCTTATGCAGGTGGTGATCAATTTCATTAAAAACAGCTGTGACGCCATTGGAGAAAATCAGGAGATTGGAGAACACCGGATTACCATTTCAACCGCGTTTGAGGATCAGAAAATATCTTTGATGATCGCCGATACCGGCTGTGGTGTGGACGCGGACAATCTAAAAGACATTTTTGAGTTCGGCATCTCCACCAAAGGATCATCAGGGTTTGGGCTTTATTATTGCAAAAGTTTTGTGGAAGCCAATAACGGGGTGTTGACCCTTACAAGTCCCGGTCGGAATCAGGGGGCAACGGTCACAATGGCGTTTTCGCTTGTTGAGTGA
- a CDS encoding methyltransferase dimerization domain-containing protein — protein sequence MKKLPDLDTRMDYLYDIMNGYTGTQLLITAIELKIFDCLSTPQSAETVASRLKTHPVYTGYLLDGLAALSLLDKNNGCYSNKPDTQTVLHSQSPAYQGQGFTIMHQMSKGILGDIGHTVRLGPRENPVDISDEAVWETYARSMANCERGGTAQQMAARVAQIQGFASFLFVLI from the coding sequence ATGAAAAAACTACCTGATTTGGATACACGAATGGATTACCTTTACGACATTATGAATGGCTATACGGGAACCCAGCTACTTATCACCGCCATTGAGCTGAAGATTTTTGATTGTCTGTCAACACCGCAATCCGCAGAAACGGTGGCGTCCCGGTTAAAAACCCATCCGGTATATACAGGGTATTTGCTTGACGGACTGGCCGCGTTAAGCCTGCTGGACAAGAATAATGGCTGTTACAGCAATAAGCCGGATACCCAGACCGTCCTGCACAGCCAAAGCCCGGCCTATCAGGGTCAAGGATTTACCATAATGCATCAAATGTCTAAAGGCATTCTTGGAGATATAGGCCACACTGTGCGTCTGGGGCCCCGTGAAAATCCTGTGGATATAAGTGACGAAGCTGTTTGGGAAACCTATGCAAGGTCTATGGCCAACTGTGAACGGGGTGGGACGGCCCAGCAAATGGCGGCCAGAGTCGCACAAATCCAAGGCTTTGCATCCTTTTTGTTCGTTTTGATCTAA
- a CDS encoding AraC family transcriptional regulator, with protein sequence MAISKQYPSTDFSISFEEEEEKETNFVRLLFFLGEGSHLRHHIQEQKTTYCSNHGYLTYAHNLKTELIHCPAKPFCIIGLLMEPWFIKRFSQGAAVKFARTIEGMLSIQKQGDFFCRPVFMNPAINICIHEILGCTYIDSRRHLFLGSKALELMRFGFDQFNPDKGPDISCFNLETGSPNFVHKARDIMMSDIKNPPSLTELSRMVGVNRTTLSQSFRKVYGVTIFNFLRTFRLEESKRLLQTGNRSVSEVAFEVGYAQQRTFSKEFKKYFGDTPSDYLG encoded by the coding sequence TTGGCAATCTCAAAGCAGTATCCGTCCACCGATTTCAGCATTTCTTTTGAAGAAGAGGAGGAGAAGGAAACAAATTTTGTCCGTCTTCTTTTTTTTCTTGGTGAAGGGTCTCATCTCCGGCACCATATCCAAGAGCAAAAAACCACTTATTGCTCAAATCATGGGTATTTAACCTATGCACATAACTTAAAAACCGAACTGATCCATTGCCCGGCAAAACCCTTTTGTATCATTGGGCTTTTAATGGAGCCGTGGTTTATAAAACGTTTTTCCCAAGGCGCAGCAGTGAAATTCGCTCGAACGATTGAAGGTATGTTGTCTATCCAAAAACAAGGTGACTTTTTTTGCCGCCCTGTGTTCATGAATCCTGCTATCAATATTTGTATTCATGAAATCCTCGGATGTACTTATATTGATTCCCGCAGGCATCTCTTTTTAGGAAGCAAAGCGTTGGAACTGATGCGGTTCGGTTTTGACCAATTTAATCCTGATAAAGGGCCGGACATCTCCTGCTTTAACTTGGAAACAGGCTCCCCGAATTTCGTCCACAAAGCCAGAGACATAATGATGTCGGATATTAAAAATCCACCCTCCCTTACTGAACTTTCCAGGATGGTAGGGGTGAACAGGACTACGTTAAGCCAAAGCTTTCGTAAGGTTTATGGTGTTACGATCTTTAACTTTCTTCGCACATTCAGGCTGGAAGAATCCAAGCGCCTGCTGCAAACCGGAAACCGAAGTGTGTCGGAAGTGGCTTTTGAAGTGGGGTACGCCCAGCAAAGGACGTTTTCTAAAGAATTTAAGAAATATTTTGGAGATACACCAAGCGACTATTTGGGTTGA
- a CDS encoding TonB-dependent receptor, with amino-acid sequence MRIFQTAIVFISILIAVNQSIADSEQYEVSLDSITVTANKQEEDIQDVPMSITAFDELTLDDKNITSVRELTDYVPNLIIGSKAYSGFANPVMRGLQTEIGTYNVATAMFIDGIPVLTGAGYDDNLQNIERVEVLRGPQGTLYGKSAEAGVINIITRQPDNDFRGKISVDAGEDYKKDVSLNVSGPILQDKLFFGLSGQYYDKDGFIKNGYTGDAANDEEHWYGKGQLRWTPIDAVDISFIFSQLQYDNGGNNMGLSEDGAAAYGIATSGDREVYSGSDTYEDSKTTTQALKVSYDFNDTLNVTSITAHRLYRDDLAVDYDFNPVELVYATSENEYDKIFQELRLTSNTEKMSWVGGIYYDKDDNSINLSYGSLAIETDLGGETYAFFSQLRYALTPKLGITGGLRYETQDKDMQNANTGNSFDDTWDDLAPKFSVDYAITGQIMGYATVAKGFQSGGFNAMSNDSAYDSYDSEELWSYEIGFKSQLLENRLIINGVLFYMDIDDMQVTESLDGGRNYITNAGTAVSYGAELEVRARITPQFTMTGSIGYTNAQFDEYQDASGDYSDNKAPNVPEYTFSIGAQYRARNGFYAGADLTGVGDTYLERTNTYKRDAYLLVNSKVGYESENWDIYLYAKNIFDEDYSMEAATYKTYSEPREIGAKLTYRF; translated from the coding sequence ATGAGAATTTTTCAAACGGCTATTGTATTTATTTCGATCTTGATTGCCGTAAATCAATCCATAGCAGATAGTGAACAATACGAAGTATCATTGGATTCCATCACTGTAACTGCAAATAAGCAGGAAGAAGATATCCAGGATGTTCCAATGAGTATCACAGCCTTTGATGAACTTACACTTGATGACAAGAATATTACTTCTGTTCGCGAATTGACCGATTACGTTCCAAATCTAATAATCGGTAGTAAAGCGTATTCAGGTTTTGCAAATCCTGTGATGAGGGGGCTTCAGACAGAAATAGGAACATACAATGTTGCAACCGCCATGTTCATCGACGGAATTCCAGTTTTAACAGGAGCCGGATATGACGACAATCTGCAAAATATTGAACGAGTAGAAGTGTTACGCGGGCCTCAAGGAACGTTGTATGGGAAAAGTGCCGAAGCAGGTGTTATCAATATTATTACCCGTCAACCAGATAATGATTTTCGTGGAAAGATCTCGGTTGATGCCGGAGAGGATTATAAAAAAGACGTTTCTTTAAACGTAAGCGGGCCGATTCTTCAGGATAAGCTCTTCTTTGGACTGTCCGGTCAATATTATGACAAAGACGGTTTTATTAAAAATGGGTACACAGGGGATGCGGCAAACGATGAAGAACATTGGTACGGGAAAGGGCAACTTAGATGGACGCCGATAGACGCCGTTGATATTAGTTTTATTTTTTCTCAACTCCAATATGACAATGGCGGCAACAATATGGGGTTGAGTGAAGATGGCGCCGCAGCGTATGGAATAGCAACCTCCGGTGACCGAGAAGTATATTCCGGCTCAGACACCTATGAGGATTCAAAAACAACCACACAAGCTTTAAAAGTCAGTTACGATTTTAATGACACGCTCAATGTAACTTCAATCACCGCCCACCGCTTATATAGAGATGATCTCGCAGTGGATTATGACTTTAATCCTGTTGAACTTGTGTATGCTACGAGTGAAAATGAATACGATAAAATTTTTCAGGAATTGAGGCTGACATCAAATACGGAGAAGATGAGTTGGGTGGGCGGTATCTATTATGATAAAGACGATAATTCAATTAACCTATCATATGGTAGTCTTGCAATAGAGACGGATCTTGGGGGAGAAACCTACGCCTTTTTTAGCCAGCTTCGTTACGCATTAACGCCTAAACTCGGCATAACCGGAGGTCTTCGTTATGAAACACAGGACAAAGATATGCAAAATGCGAATACAGGTAACTCCTTTGATGATACCTGGGATGACCTTGCTCCTAAATTCAGTGTGGATTATGCCATAACGGGACAGATCATGGGGTACGCTACGGTTGCGAAAGGTTTTCAATCAGGTGGTTTCAACGCTATGAGCAACGATTCGGCATATGACAGCTATGACAGTGAAGAGCTGTGGTCCTATGAAATAGGATTTAAAAGTCAACTGCTTGAAAACAGATTGATCATAAACGGTGTACTCTTTTACATGGATATAGATGACATGCAGGTGACTGAGTCGCTCGACGGCGGAAGGAACTACATAACCAATGCTGGTACGGCTGTCTCCTATGGAGCTGAACTGGAAGTACGGGCAAGAATCACACCTCAATTCACAATGACTGGAAGCATTGGCTATACTAATGCACAATTCGATGAATATCAGGACGCCTCAGGCGACTATAGTGATAACAAGGCTCCAAATGTCCCTGAATATACATTTTCCATCGGTGCCCAATATCGAGCAAGGAACGGGTTTTATGCCGGGGCTGATTTGACAGGTGTTGGAGACACGTATTTAGAAAGGACAAATACGTATAAAAGAGATGCTTATCTACTGGTTAATTCCAAAGTCGGGTATGAATCTGAAAATTGGGATATTTATCTCTACGCTAAGAACATCTTTGATGAAGATTACTCTATGGAAGCCGCGACTTATAAAACCTATAGTGAGCCCCGTGAAATAGGCGCAAAACTTACCTACCGATTTTAA
- a CDS encoding ATP-binding protein, with amino-acid sequence MEENKRILIIDDDETIRETYQSILLTEDEPDSLSMGRALFDMPMTDEATFSDPPHPATASSDGQDIPLAARFDSNNVDGYELALADRGIQGIALVENALQEKNPFSVAFIDMKMPGLNGAETAGKIWTLDPRIKIVIVTAYSEYSPEDIIAVTGRDDLFYLRKPFNHEEILQFARALTHTWGLEQKKIVLQSALEQSNRALAEANRGLEKKVRAQASMIVQADKMASIGLLAAGVAHEINNPLAYVRSNLDTSKKYFTRIISLIKKYETLESYLASSTDQATAQLLNDLIDEKREKDLDFIIEDLDDLITESLYGVNRIREIVQDLRIFSRVDDAKQNDLHLNEALDNTLKILKTQIKQGTIITKSFGDIPPIQCYPQKISQVLMNVLINAIQAIEGSGTINLSTRFVRTGRRVEDRFVEIVVSDTGCGIPQENLKKLFDPFFTTKPVGTGTGLGLSIVYEILTFHGGSIDVTSQLGHGSQFRILLPERMRDRALKAGPN; translated from the coding sequence ATGGAAGAGAACAAGAGAATACTGATCATTGACGATGATGAAACTATCCGGGAGACGTATCAAAGTATATTACTGACCGAAGATGAGCCGGACAGCCTTTCCATGGGTCGGGCCCTATTTGATATGCCCATGACCGATGAAGCGACCTTTTCAGATCCCCCGCATCCTGCCACAGCGTCGTCCGATGGGCAGGACATCCCCTTAGCTGCTCGCTTTGACTCAAATAATGTGGATGGATATGAATTGGCTCTGGCTGATCGGGGAATCCAGGGCATTGCATTGGTTGAAAACGCCCTTCAGGAGAAAAATCCCTTTTCTGTGGCATTTATCGATATGAAAATGCCGGGCCTTAATGGCGCTGAGACTGCAGGGAAGATATGGACACTTGATCCTCGCATAAAGATCGTCATTGTGACGGCATATAGTGAATACTCCCCTGAAGACATCATTGCTGTAACCGGAAGGGATGATCTCTTCTACCTAAGAAAACCGTTCAATCATGAGGAGATTCTTCAATTTGCACGGGCGCTTACCCATACCTGGGGCCTGGAGCAAAAAAAGATTGTGCTTCAAAGTGCGTTGGAACAATCCAATCGAGCGCTTGCAGAGGCCAATCGAGGATTGGAAAAGAAAGTGCGAGCCCAGGCATCCATGATTGTTCAAGCGGATAAAATGGCTTCCATCGGACTTCTTGCCGCAGGCGTGGCCCATGAAATCAATAATCCCTTGGCTTATGTTCGATCCAATTTGGACACCAGCAAAAAGTATTTTACCCGGATCATTTCATTAATTAAAAAATATGAGACGCTTGAGTCCTATCTTGCATCGTCAACAGATCAAGCCACAGCACAACTGTTAAATGACTTGATCGATGAAAAAAGAGAAAAAGACCTTGATTTTATTATAGAGGATCTGGACGATCTTATTACGGAATCCTTATACGGCGTAAATAGAATCAGAGAAATTGTTCAGGATTTAAGAATTTTTTCCCGTGTGGATGATGCGAAACAGAATGATCTTCATCTCAACGAGGCTTTGGACAACACGTTAAAGATACTGAAAACCCAGATCAAACAGGGCACTATAATAACCAAAAGTTTTGGCGATATTCCGCCGATTCAATGCTATCCCCAAAAGATCAGCCAGGTTCTCATGAATGTGCTGATTAATGCCATTCAAGCCATCGAAGGCAGTGGTACCATTAATTTGTCCACCAGATTTGTTCGAACCGGTAGAAGAGTTGAAGACCGCTTTGTTGAGATTGTTGTTTCGGACACCGGATGCGGAATTCCCCAAGAAAATTTAAAAAAATTGTTCGATCCCTTTTTCACCACAAAACCGGTGGGCACCGGAACCGGCTTAGGGCTAAGTATTGTGTATGAAATCCTTACATTCCACGGGGGAAGTATTGATGTCACCAGTCAGTTAGGTCATGGGAGTCAATTTAGAATCTTGTTGCCGGAGAGAATGAGAGATAGAGCGTTGAAAGCGGGGCCGAACTGA
- a CDS encoding TonB-dependent receptor plug domain-containing protein — protein sequence MKKLNPTQFHLLIPAILLLVFSMARPGLAQIPEEASQIIDDVVVTAEKRKQMLKGVPVSITVVDDLEIQDRNVRDVKDIFNMAPNLSVSAQNQNVTYVGCRGVSPSMINRRYPFVMYVDGVPFSSIFYMDIKDMQVIEYPSAYVMVASNAGKAHSYGGELEVKFSTGPLCCYKFKAGHGAFPLGFLCLRQKSV from the coding sequence ATGAAAAAATTGAACCCCACCCAGTTTCACCTTTTGATCCCCGCAATATTGCTGCTCGTGTTTTCAATGGCCCGGCCAGGCCTTGCCCAAATCCCCGAAGAAGCGTCCCAAATAATAGATGATGTGGTAGTGACCGCGGAAAAACGCAAACAAATGTTAAAAGGAGTCCCTGTTTCCATCACTGTTGTCGACGATCTTGAAATCCAGGACCGAAATGTCAGGGATGTCAAGGACATCTTTAACATGGCTCCCAACCTGTCAGTAAGCGCCCAAAATCAGAATGTGACATATGTGGGCTGCCGGGGCGTCAGCCCCAGCATGATTAACCGCCGGTATCCTTTTGTCATGTACGTGGACGGGGTGCCTTTCAGTTCCATATTTTATATGGACATAAAGGATATGCAGGTAATCGAATACCCCTCAGCCTATGTCATGGTGGCCTCCAACGCGGGCAAAGCCCACAGTTACGGGGGAGAACTGGAAGTTAAATTCAGTACAGGACCATTATGCTGTTATAAATTTAAAGCTGGGCATGGAGCTTTCCCACTGGGATTTTTATGTTTACGCCAAAAATCTGTTTGA
- a CDS encoding TonB-dependent receptor, whose protein sequence is MKIFQTAIVVISILIAMNQSIADSKQSEISLETITVTANKQEENIQEVPMSITAFDELILDDKNISSVSELTDYVPNLIINPQGVSGAARPVMRGMSAELGTSSVSTAMFIDGIPVLTFAGYEDTLQNIERVEVLRGPQGTLYGKSAEVGVINIITRQPDNTYRGKISVDCGEDYKKEVAFNVSGPIVQDKLFFGLSGQYYDKNGFIKNGYTGDEANDEAHWFGKGQLKWTPIDDLDISLIFSQLEYDNDGNTMGLSENGAAALGLKASGDREVYSDLDTIEESYTNTQALKVSYDFNDTLNVTSITSHRFSKTDFDIDYDFNPVALWPASNNNEYDKIAQELRFASNTEKMSWVVGIYYDKDDNTIDGAWSSSKTKRDLGGEAYALFGQLRYALTPKMGVTGGLRYETQDKDAQDYITGSSFDDTWDDIAPKFSVDYAITEQVMGYATVAKGFRSGGFNVFSTDSEYESYDSEELWSYEIGIKSQLLENRLIVNGALFYMDIDDMQVTETINPWTYITNAATAVSYGAELEVQVKITPQFTMTANVGYTNVEYDEYKDDSGDYSDNKAPNVPEYTFAIGAQYRTGNGLYAGVDLVGVGKTYLERTNTYDRDAYQLINAKIGYEAENWDIYLYGKNIFDEDYSSQGETYITYSDPREIGVKLTYRF, encoded by the coding sequence ATGAAAATTTTTCAAACGGCTATTGTAGTTATTTCGATCTTGATTGCTATGAATCAATCCATAGCAGATAGTAAACAATCCGAAATATCATTGGAAACCATCACTGTAACGGCAAATAAGCAGGAAGAAAATATCCAGGAAGTTCCAATGAGCATTACAGCCTTTGATGAGCTTATACTTGATGACAAGAATATTTCTTCTGTCAGTGAGTTGACCGATTACGTTCCAAATCTAATAATCAACCCTCAAGGCGTTTCAGGTGCGGCAAGACCCGTTATGAGGGGTATGTCGGCTGAATTAGGGACAAGCAGTGTTTCAACTGCCATGTTCATTGACGGAATCCCGGTCTTAACTTTTGCCGGCTATGAAGATACGCTGCAGAATATTGAGCGAGTAGAGGTATTACGCGGTCCCCAAGGGACCTTGTACGGAAAAAGTGCCGAAGTAGGTGTTATCAATATTATTACCCGTCAACCGGATAACACTTATCGTGGAAAAATTTCGGTTGATTGTGGAGAGGATTATAAAAAAGAAGTTGCTTTTAACGTGAGCGGCCCGATTGTTCAGGATAAGCTCTTTTTTGGACTGTCCGGACAATATTACGACAAAAACGGTTTTATTAAAAATGGGTATACCGGCGATGAGGCAAATGATGAAGCACATTGGTTTGGAAAAGGCCAACTTAAATGGACGCCGATAGACGATCTTGATATTAGCTTAATCTTTTCTCAGCTCGAATATGACAATGACGGCAACACCATGGGGTTGAGTGAAAACGGAGCCGCCGCTTTGGGATTGAAAGCTTCCGGTGACCGAGAAGTGTATTCTGATCTTGACACCATAGAGGAATCATACACCAACACTCAAGCCTTAAAAGTTAGTTACGATTTTAATGATACATTAAATGTAACCTCAATCACTTCTCACCGCTTTTCTAAAACTGATTTCGATATTGATTATGATTTTAATCCGGTTGCATTATGGCCCGCATCGAATAACAACGAGTACGATAAAATTGCTCAGGAACTCAGGTTCGCATCAAATACGGAGAAGATGAGTTGGGTTGTCGGTATCTATTATGATAAAGACGATAATACAATTGACGGTGCATGGTCTTCTTCAAAAACAAAGAGGGATCTTGGGGGCGAGGCCTACGCCCTTTTTGGCCAACTTCGTTACGCATTGACGCCCAAAATGGGTGTGACCGGTGGCCTTCGTTATGAAACACAGGACAAAGACGCGCAGGATTATATCACCGGCAGCTCCTTTGATGATACCTGGGATGACATTGCGCCTAAATTCAGTGTGGATTATGCCATAACGGAACAGGTAATGGGGTACGCTACGGTTGCCAAAGGTTTCCGATCAGGTGGTTTTAATGTTTTTAGTACAGATTCAGAATATGAAAGCTATGATAGTGAAGAGCTGTGGTCCTATGAGATAGGAATTAAAAGTCAACTTCTTGAAAACAGATTGATCGTAAACGGTGCACTATTTTACATGGATATAGATGATATGCAGGTGACGGAGACAATCAATCCATGGACATACATAACCAATGCTGCTACTGCAGTCTCCTATGGCGCTGAACTGGAAGTACAGGTAAAAATTACACCTCAATTCACCATGACGGCAAACGTTGGTTATACTAATGTAGAATATGATGAATATAAGGATGACTCCGGCGACTATAGCGATAACAAGGCGCCTAATGTCCCTGAATATACTTTTGCCATAGGTGCTCAATATCGAACTGGGAACGGCCTTTATGCCGGTGTTGATTTGGTTGGTGTTGGAAAAACTTATTTGGAACGGACAAATACATATGACAGAGATGCTTATCAACTGATTAATGCCAAAATAGGGTATGAAGCTGAAAACTGGGATATTTATCTCTATGGTAAGAACATCTTTGATGAAGATTACTCAAGTCAAGGAGAAACCTATATAACATACAGCGATCCCCGTGAAATAGGTGTAAAGCTTACTTACCGATTTTAG